A single region of the Lotus japonicus ecotype B-129 chromosome 4, LjGifu_v1.2 genome encodes:
- the LOC130712503 gene encoding uncharacterized protein LOC130712503, producing the protein MGLIAAGDFVAIGQLSKPFTSVFLYDKEYHRRALLYALLLLIRNSSTTINASTRSILKASTPRFMKTFGLSSDMECVNSSVCGHGSKDSHSGPDPLLELVNFSYPDLVANLENDSYFQERVILAPTLESVEHVNNYMLSKLPGVEREYLSYDTPCRSDEDSEVHAEWFTSEFLNGVQCSGIPNHRLILKVGVLIMLLRNIDQAAGLCNGTLFRVTHLTQYIIVATVLSGIRLGKNEYIPRITLTPSDSGLPFKFSRRQFPVTLCFAMTINKSQGQSLSHVGFYLPRSVVTHGQLYVSLSRVKSRKCLKVLIVDEQGVVSSSTRNVVYKDVFENV; encoded by the exons ATGGGTCTGATTGCAGCTGGTGATTTTGTGGCGATTGGGCAGCTTTCTAAGCCATTTACTTCTGTGTTTCTATATGACAAAGAGTACCATCGCCGCGCTCTTCTATATGCGCTGCTTCTTTTAATCA GAAATTCATCCACCACAATCAATGCTTCCACAAGAAGCATTCTCAAGGcttccaccccaagattcatgAAGACATTTGGTTTAAGTTCAGACATGGAATGTGTCAACTCTTCTGTATGTGGACATGGTAGCAAAGATTCTCACTCT GGTCCTGATCCTCTTCTTGAGTTGGTCAATTTTTCTTATCCGGACTTAGTGGCGAACTTGGAAAATGATTCGTACTTTCAGGAAAGAGTGATTCTCGCTCCTACACTCGAGAGCGTCGAGCACGTCAACAACTACATGCTGTCAAAGCTTCCTGGTGTCGAGAGAGAGTACTTGAGCTACGATACCCCGTGTAGATCGGATGAGGATTCTGAGGTTCACGCGGAGTGGTTCACCTCTGAGTTTTTAAACGGCGTTCAGTGCTCGGGAATTCCAAACCACAGACTGATATTAAAAGTTGGAGTTCTGATCATGCTTCTACGAAACATAGACCAAGCAGCCGGTCTGTGTAATGGGACCCTGTTTAGAGTCACTCATCTTACTCAGTATATAATTGTTGCGACTGTTTTATCAGGAATCAGGCTGGGTAAAAATGAGTACATTCCGAGGATAACCTTAACGCCTTCTGACTCTGGTCTTCCCTTCAAGTTCTCTCGAAGGCAGTTCCCGGTGACTTTATgctttgcaatgactataaacaaGAGCCAGGGCCAGTCCCTTTCTCATGTCGGTTTCTACCTTCCGAGGTCTGTAGTTACTCATGGACAACTGTATGTCTCTCTCTCAAGGGTGAAGTCTAGAAAATGCCTGAAGGTACTCATTGTGGATGAGCAAGGGGTAGTTTCGAGCTCCACGCGCAATGTTGTCTACAAAGATGTTTTTGAGAACGTGTGA
- the LOC130715361 gene encoding cadmium-induced protein AS8: MIIKGLFRRYERWNPVHPTYGAFWGMGVGVGCGVGWGPGFGPEVIGYVGAGCGVGFNVGITLAGFGIGLPANFVFEAPYNAIVATKNSAVKLARSNGPLSGTHMPGDIWIRNVPSVSDLQREASEKLFCFREKYLSNKGTDFFDVKNRLPLFSSACKSIQAFHNQLLCSRKEKD; this comes from the exons ATGATTATAAAAGGATTGTTTAGGAGATATGAAAGGTGGAACCCTGTGCATCCAACTTATGGAGCCTTTTGGGGAATGGGTGTGGGTGTTGGTTGTGGTGTAGGATGGGGTCCGGGATTCGGACCTGAAGTGATAGGCTATGTTGGAGCTGGTTGTGGCGTTGGATTCAATGTAGGCATCACTCTGGCTGGCTTCGGAATTGGCCTTCCAgctaattttgtttttgaagCTCCTTATAATG CTATTGTGGCGACAAAAAACTCTGCAGTGAAGTTAGCACGTTCCAATGGTCCTCTTTCTGGTACACACATGCCAGGGGATATCTGGATTAGAAATGTACCTAGTGTATCTGACTTGCAAAGAGAAGCCAGTGAAAAATTGTTTTGCTTTAGGGAAAAGTATTTATCAAACAAGGGAACTGATTTCTTTGACGTGAAGAATAGATTGCCTTTGTTCTCGTCTGCCTGTAAAAGTATACAAGCATTCCATAACCAGTTGCTCTGTTCTCGTAAAG AAAAAGATTGA
- the LOC130709933 gene encoding uncharacterized protein LOC130709933, whose translation MTRSAILLLRLNTLMITYLMALFSDHGLCLAKEAANQDCPLASAAAVEVLVRKLKSTLLCKKLRILSCCWQMGFFILQHQEEKISPIYGIPGVLYNLTHWPHKLECFIKKRSFGVSIYKEPVFLILANKQVLLSSHFGWVFGN comes from the exons ATGACACGTTCTGCCATTCTTCTTCTGCGTCTGAACACTCTGATGATTACTTATCTGATGGCTCTGTTTTCCGATCATGGCCTCTGTCTTGCAAAAGAAGCCGCAAACCAAGATTGTCCCCTCGCCTCCGCCGCCGCCGTGGAAGTTCTTGTTCGGAAGTTGAAGTCGACCCTCTTATGCAAGAAGCTGCGTATACTCTCATGTTGTTGGCAAATGGGGTTCTTCATTCTTCAACACCAGGAGGAG aaaattTCTCCAATTTATGGCATTCCAGGAGTGCTTTATAACTTAACACATTGGCCCCACAAGCTGGAGTGCTTTATAAAG AAAAGGTCCTTCGGCGTGAGTATCTACAAGGAGCCCGTCTTTTTGATATTAGCAAACAAGCAG GTGCTGCTGTCTTCGCATTTTGGCTGGGTATTTGGAAATTAG
- the LOC130714658 gene encoding uncharacterized protein LOC130714658 yields the protein MGSFIGHILPGTLFLLVGAWHIWASVVRYVSDPKTFQVRVWNPVLGFDGRIKHLELYVISIGAFIDLCIELLVATQLRFFVGGVLNSTYLNNFEHSGMLLMFLIFGVVSLLSERTRYLPLPGGALCLIAATAFCAEYLLFYFHSTTHKGLEGYYHVLLSFLIGLCILSSIAGALLPTSFPVDLCCGISIALQGIWFYQTAFVLYGPMLPTGCSLKDSNITCHSKESELRGELLANVQVFVAVFAVLVGTLASYGFAASRYGTFEEHSLDSDLIRSRPK from the exons ATGGGATCTTTCATAGGTCATATTTTGCCAGGAACCTTGTTTCTTCTAGTTGGGGCATGGCATATATGGGCTTCTGTGGTGAGATATGTATCAGATCCCAAGACATTCCAGGTTCGGGTTTGGAATCCTGTGCTTGGGTTTGATGGGAGGATCAAGCACTTGGAGCTCTATGTTATTTCAATCGGCGCTTTCATTGACTTGTGCATCGAGCTCTTAGTTGCAACCCAACTCAGGTTTTTTGTAGGTGGAGTCTTGAATTCTACTTACTTGAATAACTTTGAGCACTCGGGAATGCTTCTAATGTTTCTTATCTTCGGTGTTGTTTCCCTGCTTTCAGAAAGGACAAG ATATCTTCCCTTGCCGGGTGGAGCTCTATGCTTGATTGCTGCCACAGCATTCTGTGCAGAGTATCTTCTCTTCTACTTTCACTCGACAACACACAAAGGCCTTGAAGGCTATTACCATGTCCTCCTCTCCTTCCTGATTGGGCTTTGTATTTTATCTTCAATTGCTGGAGCACTTTTACCAACCAGCTTCCCAGTTGATTTATGTTGTGGCATTTCCATAGCCCTGCAAGGAATCTGGTTCTATCAGACTGCATTTGTTCTCTATGGCCCCATGCTTCCAACTGGTTGTAGCCTCAAGGACAGTAATATCACATGTCATTCCAAAGAGAGCGAGCTTCGAGGTGAATTGCTTGCTAATGTTCAGGTCTTTGTTGCAGTCTTTGCTGTTCTTGTAGGAACTTTAGCATCCTATGGGTTTGCAGCTTCAAGATATGGGACTTTTGAAGAGCATTCTCTGGATTCAGACTTGATTAGATCAAGACCAAAGTAG
- the LOC130712504 gene encoding F-box/FBD/LRR-repeat protein At1g16930-like, protein MADRISNLPDEVICHILSFLPTEDVVATTVLSKRWRSLWLLVPTLDFHYERYISSNNNRSHSSFVRFVYATILGRSFPQPIKTFRIICDSSVSDTIIWLNTSMQKRQVQNVEVGYLSKPDWVHCKVSFSIFSSTTLVVLKLHRVCFNAFPYSVDLSTLKALHLSHIAFKKAQFIVELLHGCPILEELEANVVLCNDYY, encoded by the coding sequence ATGGCTGATAGGATTAGCAACTTACCAGATGAAGTTATCTGTCACATTCTCTCATTTCTTCCAACTGAGGATGTTGTTGCAACTACTGTTCTTTCAAAGAGGTGGAGATCACTATGGCTTTTAGTCCCAACCCTCGACTTCCATTATGAAAGATATATTTCATCCAACAACAACAGATCACACTCTTCTTTTGTTCGCTTCGTATACGCAACCATTCTCGGACGAAGTTTTCCGCAACCCATCAAAACCTTTCGCATCATATGTGACTCTTCAGTTTCTGATACCATCATTTGGTTAAACACATCAATGCAGAAACGCCAAGTTCAGAACGTCGAAGTCGGGTATCTCAGTAAACCAGACTGGGTTCACTGTAAAGTCTCGTTTAGCATTTTCAGCTCTACAACCCTTGTTGTTCTTAAGTTGCATCGGGTGTGTTTCAATGCTTTTCCTTATTCTGTTGACCTTTCCACACTCAAAGCCCTGCATTTGTCCCATATTGCCTTTAAAAAGGCTCAATTTATTGTTGAACTTCTTCATGGGTGTCCAATTCTTGAAGAATTGGAAGCAAATGTTGTACTTTGTAATGACTACTACTAG